In a single window of the Arachis hypogaea cultivar Tifrunner chromosome 6, arahy.Tifrunner.gnm2.J5K5, whole genome shotgun sequence genome:
- the LOC112696971 gene encoding purine permease 21 isoform X2 — protein MQQPQELQQLPIVVSNGANKETNTLDDDNNVPTQMNQSSAMMIKRKIYHRWLKIALYAAFVLLGQSAATLLGRLYYEKGGKSKWMGTLVQIAGFPILLPYYYFFNQSSPPKNKDLTIIDPNKPSLSMLSFVYVSLGLIVALNCYLYSIGLWYLPVSTLSLICSSQLAFNAFFSYFLNSLKFTPYIINSLVLLTISSVVLVFEPSDDGTSDSSTKASKKKYIIGFICTIASSAGYGLVLSLQQLAFKKVLKGETFKVVMDVIIYQSIVATIATLIGLFASGEWKGLNEEMRGYEMGEVSYVLNLTFTAIIWQLFSIGCVGLIFEVSSLFSNSISVLGVPIVPLLAVIVFKDKMHGIKAISMVLALWGFISYVYQHYVDERNHNSQNSSNGHDAKASSSPLEEKANR, from the exons ATGCAACAACCTCAAGAGCTGCAGCAGCTTCCAATTGTGG tATCTAATGGAGCTAATAAGGAAACAAATACATTGGATGATGACAATAATGTTCCAACTCAAATGAACCAATCATCGGCTATGATGATCAAGAGGAAAATATACCATCGTTGGTTAAAAATAGCACTGTATGCAGCATTTGTGTTGTTAGGCCAATCAGCAGCAACACTCCTAGGAAGATTGTACTATGAAAAAGGTGGTAAGAGCAAATGGATGGGAACACTTGTCCAAATTGCTGGATTCCCAATCCTCttaccttattattattttttcaatcaatCATCACCACCCAAAAATAAAGATCTCACAATTATTGATCCAAATAAACCATCACTTTCAATGTTGTCATTTGTGTATGTCTCTTTGGGTCTAATTGTTGCTTTGAATTGTTACTTATACTCAATTGGGTTATGGTACCTCCCTGTCTCCACACTCTCCCTAATTTGTTCATCCCAATTGGCCTTCAATGCTTTCTTCTCTTACTTTCTCAATTCACTCAAATTCACACCTTATATTATCAATTCCTTAGTACTTCTCACAATTTCATCAGTAGTTCTTGTATTTGAACCAAGTGATGATGGCACATCAGACtcatcaacaaaagcctcaaagaAAAAGTACATTATTGGGTTCATCTGCACAATTGCTTCTTCTGCAGGTTATGGACTAGTCCTTTCCCTTCAACAATTGGCTTTCAAGAAGGTTCTAAAAGGTGAAACTTTCAAAGTGGTGATGGACGTGATAATATACCAATCAATTGTAGCTACAATTGCTACTCTAATTGGACTTTTTGCTAGTGGAGAATGGAAAGGtttgaatgaagagatgagaGGGTATGAAATGGGAGAAGTATCCTATGTGTTGAATTTGACCTTCACAGCTATAATTTGGCAACTTTTTAGTATTGGTTGTGTAGGGTTGATATTTGAGGTGTCTTCACTCTTTTCTAATTCTATAAGTGTTTTGGGTGTGCCCATTGTTCCACTTTTGGCTGTGATAGTGTTTAAGGACAAAATGCATGGGATTAAGGCTATTTCTATGGTGCTGGCTTTGTGGGGCTTTATATCTTATGTCTATCAACACTATGTGGATGAAAGAAACCACAATTCTCAAAACAGTAGCAATGGTCATGATGCAAAAGCTAGTTCTTCACCTTTAGAAGAGAAAGCCAATAGATAG
- the LOC112696971 gene encoding uncharacterized protein isoform X1 — MLTCEHPVPPDRYNDRVEEQLRLTGFYHASQIGVVQCQKALVNALIERWHPDTHTFHLPIGECAVTLEDVALILGLPTDGLPVTGMTLSSFEALEAECLHQFGVAPRKSECRGSCIKLSWLRDLKENLPLTDEVGIQRYVKCHIMLLIGTILFGDKSGAAGVHWKFLPLLREFGSIIQYSWGSACLAHLYRALCRASRVDCKGIDGPLTLLLGWAWMRLPYLSPVPREPRSFPLANRWRNWERGDRRYRYMKLADFRKAFDELQEGEFVWVAYAVDRVDPNIIPAEIYMHSVVWSATVPLVSFECIEWHATDRYRRQFRLVQGVPEEVRNLDKAHGEVLTGPKNFNWATAPTHYMWVMHWTNRYHHVLSELPIPSQPQLETYMHWYRGEYGNRLCLSNLVGEEDDEGNQDLDGGNHDMDEGSQDMDDDNDEQEPHSPEVPPTNPLPQEQPQFSGQYVPQSHFNPSFTHHQQHWVSNGANKETNTLDDDNNVPTQMNQSSAMMIKRKIYHRWLKIALYAAFVLLGQSAATLLGRLYYEKGGKSKWMGTLVQIAGFPILLPYYYFFNQSSPPKNKDLTIIDPNKPSLSMLSFVYVSLGLIVALNCYLYSIGLWYLPVSTLSLICSSQLAFNAFFSYFLNSLKFTPYIINSLVLLTISSVVLVFEPSDDGTSDSSTKASKKKYIIGFICTIASSAGYGLVLSLQQLAFKKVLKGETFKVVMDVIIYQSIVATIATLIGLFASGEWKGLNEEMRGYEMGEVSYVLNLTFTAIIWQLFSIGCVGLIFEVSSLFSNSISVLGVPIVPLLAVIVFKDKMHGIKAISMVLALWGFISYVYQHYVDERNHNSQNSSNGHDAKASSSPLEEKANR; from the exons ATGTTGACATGTGAGCATCCTGTTCCTCCGGATCGGTACAATGATAGGGTAGAGGAGCAGCTACGACTTACTGGCTTTTACCATGCATCACAGATTGGGGTAGTCCAATGTCAAAAGGCATTGGTGAATGCTTTAATCGAGAGGTGGCACCCCGACACACATACGTTTCACCTTCCCATTGGTGAATGTGCCGTCACTCTTGAAGACGTTGCTCTAATACTTGGTCTTCCAACGGACGGACTTCCAGTTACAGGGATGACATTGAGTAGTTTCGAAGCGTTGGAGGCTGAGTGTTTGCATCAATTCGGAGTTGCACCGCGTAAGTCGGAGTGTAGAGGCAGTTGCATTAAATTGAGTTGGCTTCGGGACCTTAAAGAAAATTTACCCTTGACTGATGAAGTTGGTATACAGAGGTATGTCAAATGCCACATTATGTTGCTTATCGGGACGATCTTGTTTGGGGATAAATCAGGTGCAGCAGGTGTGCACTGGAAGTTTCTTCCATTGCTACGTGAATTTGGTAGTATTATACAATACAGTTGGGGATCTGCATGCCTAGCACACCTCTATAGGGCATTATGCCGGGCATCTCGAGTTGACTGTAAAGGCATAGATGGCCCACTAACACTTCTTCTCGGTTGGGCTTGGATGCGGCTCCCATATCTATCGCCGGTTCCTAGGGAGCCCCGCAGTTTCCCGCTAGCAAACag GTGGCGGAACTGGGAGCGGGGTGACCGACGATATAGATATATGAAGCTAGCTGACTTTAGGAAGGCCTTTGATGAACTTCAGGAAGGCGAG tttgtcTGGGTTGCGTATGCTGTGGATCGCGTGGATCCTAACATAATTCCTGCTGAAATCTATATGCACTCGGTTGTGTGGAGCGCTACAGTGCCTTTGGTATCATTTGAATGTATTGAGTGGCATGCTACCGATAGGTATAGGCGACAATTCAGACTCGTTCAGGGAGTGCCTGAGGAGGTGCGGAATCTAGATAAGGCGCATGGAGAAGTCCTCACTGGTCCTAAGAATTTTAACTGGGCCACGGCACCTACTCATTACATGTGGGTGATGCATTGGACCAACAGGTATCATCACGTTCTTTCCGAGCTTCCCATTCCTTCACAGCCTCAGTTGGAAACTTATATGCATTGGTACCGAGGAGAATATGGGAACCGCTTGTGTTTGTCAAATCTTGTGGGTGAAGAGGATGATGAAGGTAATCAGGATTTGGATGGTGGTAATCATGATATGGATGAGGGTAGTCAGGATATGGATGATGACAATGATGAACAGGAGCCACATTCGCCTGAGGTACCACCTACGAATCCGCTTCCACAAGAACAACCTCAGTTCTCAGGCCAGTATGTACCGCAGTCACACTTCAACCCATCATTTACGCATCATCAACAACATTGGG tATCTAATGGAGCTAATAAGGAAACAAATACATTGGATGATGACAATAATGTTCCAACTCAAATGAACCAATCATCGGCTATGATGATCAAGAGGAAAATATACCATCGTTGGTTAAAAATAGCACTGTATGCAGCATTTGTGTTGTTAGGCCAATCAGCAGCAACACTCCTAGGAAGATTGTACTATGAAAAAGGTGGTAAGAGCAAATGGATGGGAACACTTGTCCAAATTGCTGGATTCCCAATCCTCttaccttattattattttttcaatcaatCATCACCACCCAAAAATAAAGATCTCACAATTATTGATCCAAATAAACCATCACTTTCAATGTTGTCATTTGTGTATGTCTCTTTGGGTCTAATTGTTGCTTTGAATTGTTACTTATACTCAATTGGGTTATGGTACCTCCCTGTCTCCACACTCTCCCTAATTTGTTCATCCCAATTGGCCTTCAATGCTTTCTTCTCTTACTTTCTCAATTCACTCAAATTCACACCTTATATTATCAATTCCTTAGTACTTCTCACAATTTCATCAGTAGTTCTTGTATTTGAACCAAGTGATGATGGCACATCAGACtcatcaacaaaagcctcaaagaAAAAGTACATTATTGGGTTCATCTGCACAATTGCTTCTTCTGCAGGTTATGGACTAGTCCTTTCCCTTCAACAATTGGCTTTCAAGAAGGTTCTAAAAGGTGAAACTTTCAAAGTGGTGATGGACGTGATAATATACCAATCAATTGTAGCTACAATTGCTACTCTAATTGGACTTTTTGCTAGTGGAGAATGGAAAGGtttgaatgaagagatgagaGGGTATGAAATGGGAGAAGTATCCTATGTGTTGAATTTGACCTTCACAGCTATAATTTGGCAACTTTTTAGTATTGGTTGTGTAGGGTTGATATTTGAGGTGTCTTCACTCTTTTCTAATTCTATAAGTGTTTTGGGTGTGCCCATTGTTCCACTTTTGGCTGTGATAGTGTTTAAGGACAAAATGCATGGGATTAAGGCTATTTCTATGGTGCTGGCTTTGTGGGGCTTTATATCTTATGTCTATCAACACTATGTGGATGAAAGAAACCACAATTCTCAAAACAGTAGCAATGGTCATGATGCAAAAGCTAGTTCTTCACCTTTAGAAGAGAAAGCCAATAGATAG
- the LOC112696973 gene encoding uncharacterized protein — protein MEDSVEVSLNEAKEEKNMIELDVKNESKEKEKEKDLEDKCGEGEEKKKKKEKDKKKKKKDDENGADDDGDEEKKEKKKKEKKDKVKDDEGEDDNEKKKEKKDKDKKKEKKKDDGNEEADNDDKKKKKDKKEKEKDKKKEKKEDNEEEEVDNDKKKKKDKEKEKDKKKEKKEDDEEEVDNDDEENKKKKKKDKKEKEKKDKEVKVEVASKEIDITENEKECKEEKGDGKGDEKDAKEKKKKKEDKEKKKKEKTNDLSTLKQKLEKVNGKIQALLEKKADIERQIKESEAEGNVITQKDKDVV, from the coding sequence ATGGAAGATTCCGTCGAAGTAAGTCTAAATgaagcaaaagaagagaagaatatgATTGAATTGGACGTGAAGAATGaatcaaaggaaaaagagaaagaaaaggattTAGAAGATAAATGTGGGGAAggcgaggagaagaagaaaaagaaggagaaggataaaaagaaaaagaaaaaggatgatGAAAATGGTgcagatgatgatggtgatgaggagaaaaaggagaagaagaaaaaggaaaagaaggacAAGGTAAAAGATGATGAAGGTGAGGATGataatgagaagaaaaaggaaaagaaggacaaggataagaaaaaggaaaagaaaaaggacGATGGCAATGAAGAAGCAGATAATgatgataaaaagaagaaaaaggacaagaaggagaaagagaaggataagaagaaagaaaagaaggaagataatgaagaagaagaagtggataatgataaaaagaagaaaaaagacaaggagaaagagaaggataagaagaaagaaaagaaggaagatgatgaagaagaagtggataatgatgatgaagagaataagaaaaagaagaaaaaagataagaaggagaaagagaagaaggataaGGAGGTCAAAGTTGAAGTTGCTTCAAAGGAGATTGATATAACAGAGAATGAGAAGGAATGCAAGGAAGAGAAGGGTGATGGGAAGGGTGATGAGAAAGATgctaaagagaagaagaagaagaaagaggacaaggagaagaagaaaaaggaaaaaaccaaTGATCTAAGCACCTTGAAGCAGAAGCTTGAAAAAGTTAATGGCAAAATACAAGCACTCCTTGAAAAGAAGGCAGATATAGAAAGGCAGATAAAAGAATCTGAAGCTGAGGGCAATGTTATCACCCAGAAAGACAAGGATGTGGTATAA